The Amphiprion ocellaris isolate individual 3 ecotype Okinawa chromosome 6, ASM2253959v1, whole genome shotgun sequence genome contains a region encoding:
- the slc14a2 gene encoding urea transporter 2: MTGSHCTKDIQKNINCSTPAAQPTRSPVTSLTELQPLMAHPDLPHENEHTQEDKSKEQVQPAGPTRLQKAKARFLKGVSYFSGDMEVFGKWMERQFILLQLLDWVLRGAAQVMFVNNPLSGLVIFAGLILQNYWWALNGFVGTLFATISALILQQNRGAIAAGLYGYNGILVGLLMAVFSNAGDWYWWLLLPNIFMSMMCPIVSSALASINSRWDLPVFTLPFNILVCLHMVATGHYNHHFPQVLIQPRTEFPNITWADIDVAKLFMSVPVGIGQVYGCDNPWTGGIFIISLFISSPITCAHAVLGSAVGMVSGLALAAPFGDIYFGLWGYNCVLACIAIGGMFYALTWQVHLLAITCAFFCAYLGSAIAGIMSNFGLPACTWPFCLSALTFLLLTTGTNRIFKLPLAKVTYPEKNLVFFWKMKKQEKKEKAEKERKEKEEQQRAIEEEVMLNEKEQLRLELERMEEGKIENGASEGKNDKTQTNNLRPEVDEQVSDEEKNRRNDLTEVTIVDCV; the protein is encoded by the exons GATATTCAGAAGAATATCAACTGCTCCACTCCTGCTGCTCAGCCCACCCGCTCTCCTGTCACCAGCTTGACT GAGCTCCAGCCCCTGATGGCTCACCCCGACCTGCCGCATGagaatgaacacacacaggagGACAAGTCAAAGGAGCAAGTGCAGCCTGCAGGACCGACCAGGCTGCAGAAGGCAAAGGCTCGATTCCTCAAAGGAGTGTCGTACTTCTCCGGAGACATGGAGGTGTTTGGAAAATGGATGGAAA GACAGTTCAtcttgctgcagctgctggactGGGTTTTGCGTGGAGCAGCCCAGGTGATGTTTGTTAACAACCCTCTGAGTGGCCTCGTCATATTTGCTGGTCTCATCCTGCAGAACTACTGGTGGGCCCTCAATGGCTTTGTGGGAACCCTCTTTGCAACCATTTCTGCTCTCATTCTGCAACAGAACAG GGGTGCAATAGCTGCAGGACTGTACGGTTACAACGGCATCCTGGTGGGTCTGCTGATGGCCGTGTTCTCCAATGCAGGAGACTGGTACTGGTGGCTTCTGCTACCAAACATCTTCATGTCCATGATGTG CCCGATTGTGTCCAGTGCCCTGGCATCTATTAACAGTCGCTGGGATCTTCCTGTGTTCACTCTGCCCTTCAACATCCTGGTGTGTCTCCACATGGTCGCCACTGGCCACTATAACCACCACTTCCCCCAGGTCCTCATTCAGCCACGAACAGAGTTCCCCAACATCACCTGGGCTGACATCGATGTAGCTAAG ttGTTCATGTCGGTGCCTGTGGGAATAGGGCAGGTCTATGGCTGTGACAATCCCTGGACTGGAGGAATCTTCATCATCTCACTCTTCATCTCATCCCCCATCACCTGTGCTCATGCTGTCCTGGGATCTGCCGTGGGCATGGTTTCAG GCCTGGCTCTGGCAGCTCCTTTTGGAGACATTTACTTTGGCCTCTGGGGATACAACTGTGTGTTAGCCTGCATTGCCATCGGAGGAATGTTTTATGCTCTCACCTGGCAGGTGCACCTGCTTGCAATCACATGTG cttttttctgTGCATACCTCGGCTCAGCCATTGCCGGCATCATGTCCAAT TTTGGTCTGCCTGCCTGCACCTGGCCTTTCTGCCTCTCCGCCCTCACTTTCCTCCTCTTAACCACGGGGACCAACAGGATCTTCAAGCTGCCACTGGCCAAAGTCACCTACCCAGAGAAAAACCTGGTTTTCTTCTGGAAGATGAAGAAGcaggagaaaaaggagaaggccgagaaggagaggaaagagaaggaggagcagcagagagcCATCGAAGAGGAAGTGATGCTCAATGAGAAAGAGCAACTTAGGCTAGAGCTTGAAAGAATGGAGGAAGGGAAAATAGAAAATGGAGCATCAGAAGGCAAAAACGACAAGACACAGACCAACAATCTTAGGCCTGAAGTAGATGAGCAGGTgtctgatgaagaaaaaaacaggcgTAATGATTTAACCGAGGTCACTATTGTTGActgtgtttaa